Proteins encoded in a region of the Corynebacterium breve genome:
- a CDS encoding IS3 family transposase (programmed frameshift) encodes MARPSKYDTATQQRAVRMYFERLEDGDISKAAARREIGELLGVKESTLRNWVRKQEQQEQAPQPGSLSYEQLQAAYEEQAKEVAKLRRANDILKTASAFFRPGGARPQTSVVVDFIRTYRNRFGVESICETLTAHGIAIAPSTFYAHQSRGFGPTDAELDEAYAAHRIYRLWEDNRKVYGRRKLWKAAIRDGMLIGRDQVERLMKITGIRGVSRGMHRKKTTVANPAHRRHPDLVDRRWTYPWHPDQWWIADFTYAWTREGFCYVAFIVDAYSRQVLGWVVTTVMDTRMVLMALEHALFSRKRTRMDFTATGIVHHSDAGVQYTSLAFTDALADAGLQGSIGSVGDALDNAMMESTIGLYKTELIDLDPARTWRDAREIETETASWIYWYNHQRLHSSIGDVPPIEYEQDYEDINTARKAQ; translated from the exons ATGGCACGACCCAGCAAGTACGACACCGCCACCCAACAACGCGCGGTACGCATGTACTTCGAACGTCTCGAAGACGGCGACATCTCCAAAGCAGCCGCCCGCCGAGAAATCGGCGAACTACTCGGCGTAAAGGAATCCACCCTGCGCAACTGGGTCCGAAAACAAGAACAACAGGAACAAGCACCCCAGCCCGGCTCCCTGTCCTACGAGCAGCTCCAGGCTGCCTACGAGGAGCAGGCCAAGGAAGTCGCCAAACTGCGACGAGCCAATGACATCCTCAAGACGGCGTCAGCTTT TTTTCGCCCAGGCGGAGCTCGACCGCAAACTTCGGTAGTCGTGGATTTCATCCGCACCTACCGGAACCGCTTCGGGGTCGAGTCAATCTGCGAGACCTTGACTGCCCACGGCATCGCGATTGCCCCGAGCACCTTTTACGCCCACCAGTCCCGCGGCTTCGGCCCCACCGACGCCGAGTTGGATGAGGCCTACGCCGCCCACCGCATCTACCGATTGTGGGAGGACAACCGCAAGGTCTATGGCCGGCGCAAGCTCTGGAAAGCAGCCATCCGTGACGGCATGCTTATTGGTCGTGACCAGGTGGAACGACTGATGAAGATCACCGGTATTCGTGGTGTGTCCCGCGGGATGCACCGCAAGAAGACGACCGTGGCCAATCCTGCGCACCGCCGGCACCCAGACCTGGTGGACCGTCGGTGGACCTACCCCTGGCATCCGGATCAGTGGTGGATCGCGGACTTCACCTACGCCTGGACCAGGGAGGGCTTTTGTTACGTCGCCTTCATCGTCGACGCCTACTCGCGGCAGGTCCTCGGCTGGGTGGTCACCACCGTCATGGACACCAGGATGGTGCTCATGGCCCTGGAACACGCGTTGTTCAGCCGCAAACGCACCCGCATGGATTTCACCGCCACCGGCATCGTTCACCATTCGGACGCTGGGGTCCAGTACACGTCGCTGGCGTTTACCGACGCGCTGGCAGACGCCGGACTCCAGGGCTCGATCGGCTCGGTCGGTGATGCCTTGGACAACGCGATGATGGAGTCGACGATCGGACTGTACAAAACTGAGCTCATCGACCTCGACCCCGCACGCACATGGAGGGATGCCCGGGAGATCGAAACGGAAACGGCATCCTGGATCTATTGGTATAATCACCAGCGTCTGCACTCGTCGATCGGTGACGTTCCCCCGATCGAATACGAGCAGGACTACGAGGACATCAACACCGCACGAAAAGCCCAGTAA
- a CDS encoding replication initiation protein produces MIWLIDPVYADESGHSPHMKLLAATTRALGELLDHDPHFAHRFRRSPFYDGDNPHAYRWYCQHHRDIRLGDVIDQVRELAGQPGYRPTPRQQFTSGREFINAVKTYREEAQALKAFAGGVEAEISGKLEVYDSELIQGVRIYWIGQG; encoded by the coding sequence ATGATCTGGCTCATCGATCCTGTCTACGCCGACGAGTCTGGCCATTCGCCACACATGAAGCTGCTGGCAGCTACCACCCGGGCACTGGGCGAACTGCTGGACCATGACCCGCACTTTGCCCACCGGTTTAGGCGGTCACCTTTCTACGATGGAGACAACCCCCATGCGTACCGCTGGTATTGCCAGCATCACCGCGATATACGACTAGGAGACGTCATCGATCAGGTCAGAGAACTGGCCGGACAACCCGGGTACCGTCCGACCCCACGCCAGCAGTTCACAAGTGGGCGTGAGTTCATCAACGCGGTTAAGACATATCGCGAAGAAGCGCAAGCACTTAAAGCCTTTGCTGGCGGTGTTGAAGCTGAAATCAGCGGCAAGCTCGAAGTCTACGACTCAGAACTTATCCAAGGTGTACGGATCTATTGGATTGGCCAGGGCTAG
- a CDS encoding helix-turn-helix domain-containing protein, with translation MRYPPGEIPEETGLSRATVARHVATLKETGEYPT, from the coding sequence ATGCGTTACCCACCTGGAGAGATCCCAGAAGAGACAGGACTTTCCAGGGCTACAGTTGCCCGGCACGTGGCGACCCTTAAAGAAACAGGGGAGTATCCCACCTAG
- a CDS encoding DDE-type integrase/transposase/recombinase, with protein sequence MTDVYSRRIVGWTLSDSMRTEALTLQALNQAIVRAKETVGLIHHSDHGSQNVSIVYNERLAEHGIASSTGTVGDSYNIALAENVNGSYKNELIHTRVRSDVVEVEITTFEWVN encoded by the coding sequence GTGACTGATGTGTACTCCCGCAGGATCGTCGGATGGACGCTATCCGATTCGATGCGGACCGAAGCGTTGACACTACAGGCACTCAACCAAGCGATTGTGCGCGCCAAGGAAACCGTAGGATTAATTCACCATTCAGATCACGGCTCACAAAACGTCAGCATTGTTTACAACGAGCGGCTTGCCGAACATGGAATTGCTTCTTCTACCGGGACAGTCGGTGACTCTTATAACATTGCCTTGGCCGAAAACGTCAACGGTTCATACAAGAATGAGCTGATTCATACCAGAGTACGGTCCGACGTTGTCGAGGTAGAGATCACGACGTTCGAGTGGGTGAACTAG
- a CDS encoding IS3 family transposase: MEHIREVHADNYGVYGVRKMQHALRRKGITVGREQTAKLIRLAGLSSKDKGSAPVTTGKPKGPNLHPDLVNRDFKAPAPNKLWVADITYVHTR, translated from the coding sequence GTGGAGCATATTCGCGAAGTGCACGCCGACAATTACGGCGTCTACGGTGTGCGGAAGATGCAGCACGCACTTCGCCGTAAAGGAATTACCGTCGGCCGTGAGCAGACTGCCAAGCTGATCCGCCTGGCAGGACTGTCCAGTAAAGACAAAGGTAGTGCTCCTGTCACAACTGGTAAACCTAAAGGGCCAAATCTTCACCCGGACTTGGTCAACCGCGACTTCAAAGCACCAGCACCGAACAAGTTGTGGGTGGCAGACATTACTTACGTGCACACTCGATAA
- a CDS encoding IS3 family transposase (programmed frameshift) — MARPSKYDTATQQRAVRMYFERLEDGDISKAAARREIGELLGVKESTLRNWVRKQEQQEQAPQPGSLSYEQLQAAYEEQAKEVAKLRRANDILKTASGFFRPGGARPQTSVVVDFIRTYRNRFGVESICETLTAHGIAIAPSTFYAHQSRGFGPTDAELDEAYAAHRIYRLWEDNRKVYGRRKLWKAAIRDGMLIGRDQVERLMKITGIRGVSRGMHRKKTTVANPAHRRHPDLVDRRWTYPWHPDQWWIADFTYAWTREGFCYVAFIVDAYSRQVLGWVVTTVMDTRMVLMALEHALFSRKRTRMDFTATGIVHHSDAGVQYTSLAFTDALADAGLQGSIGSVGDALDNAMMESTIGLYKTELIDLDPARTWRDAREIETETASWIYWYNHQRLHSSIGDVPPIEYEQDYEDINTARKAQ; from the exons ATGGCACGACCCAGCAAGTACGACACCGCCACCCAACAACGCGCGGTACGCATGTACTTCGAACGTCTCGAAGACGGCGACATCTCCAAAGCAGCCGCCCGCCGAGAAATCGGCGAACTACTCGGCGTAAAGGAATCCACCCTGCGCAACTGGGTCCGAAAACAAGAACAACAGGAACAAGCACCCCAGCCCGGCTCCCTGTCCTACGAGCAGCTCCAGGCTGCCTACGAGGAGCAGGCCAAGGAAGTCGCCAAACTGCGACGAGCCAATGACATCCTCAAGACGGCGTCAG GCTTTTTTCGCCCAGGCGGAGCTCGACCGCAAACTTCGGTAGTCGTGGATTTCATCCGCACCTACCGGAACCGCTTCGGGGTCGAGTCAATCTGCGAGACCTTGACTGCCCACGGCATCGCGATTGCCCCGAGCACCTTTTACGCCCACCAGTCCCGCGGCTTCGGCCCCACCGACGCCGAGTTGGATGAGGCCTACGCCGCCCACCGCATCTACCGATTGTGGGAGGACAACCGCAAGGTCTATGGCCGGCGCAAGCTCTGGAAAGCAGCCATCCGTGACGGCATGCTTATTGGTCGTGACCAGGTGGAACGACTGATGAAGATCACCGGTATTCGTGGTGTGTCCCGCGGGATGCACCGCAAGAAGACGACCGTGGCCAATCCTGCGCACCGCCGGCACCCAGACCTGGTGGACCGTCGGTGGACCTACCCCTGGCATCCGGATCAGTGGTGGATCGCGGACTTCACCTACGCCTGGACCAGGGAGGGCTTTTGTTACGTCGCCTTCATCGTCGACGCCTACTCGCGGCAGGTCCTCGGCTGGGTGGTCACCACCGTCATGGACACCAGGATGGTGCTCATGGCCCTGGAACACGCGTTGTTCAGCCGCAAACGCACCCGCATGGATTTCACCGCCACCGGCATCGTTCACCATTCGGACGCTGGGGTCCAGTACACGTCGCTGGCGTTTACCGACGCGCTGGCAGACGCCGGACTCCAGGGCTCGATCGGCTCGGTCGGTGATGCCTTGGACAACGCGATGATGGAGTCGACGATCGGACTGTACAAAACTGAGCTCATCGACCTCGACCCCGCACGCACATGGAGGGATGCCCGGGAGATCGAAACGGAAACGGCATCCTGGATCTATTGGTATAATCACCAGCGTCTGCACTCGTCGATCGGTGACGTTCCCCCGATCGAATACGAGCAGGACTACGAGGACATCAACACCGCACGAAAAGCCCAGTAA
- a CDS encoding endonuclease domain-containing protein yields the protein MNNKDVYSRLAHSLINLRAVPNSNRDVWKRVSDGELIRLASCWVISRELFAGLKMHHRRWVTAFAHGCNTNQAVLAGRSAARILGMWVITRGDEPVELILPSGHLPAKKKWPKGTIYRRSTLDGDEIRQIGPVRTTHPIRTALDIARLHGFREGLVACDDLLRRGYTKQELRRELAQMGKRKGSHTAKRCIAAATRRSDSPFESYARALLIEAGIGGYTLQKQIGKARVDMCFENRLIIEIDGEENYNTNDTIIRERHREKQLTNQGFRVLRYHPQDLLADPDAFIDQVLHELTHAAA from the coding sequence ATGAACAATAAGGATGTCTATAGCCGTCTTGCCCACTCGCTCATCAATCTCCGCGCAGTGCCCAATTCCAACCGTGATGTATGGAAACGGGTCAGCGATGGTGAGTTAATTCGCCTTGCATCATGCTGGGTCATTTCACGCGAACTATTTGCAGGCCTCAAAATGCACCACCGCCGCTGGGTAACCGCTTTTGCACACGGCTGCAATACAAATCAGGCTGTTCTTGCAGGAAGGTCTGCAGCCAGGATTCTTGGAATGTGGGTAATCACCAGGGGCGATGAGCCAGTGGAGCTAATTCTTCCCTCAGGACATTTGCCTGCTAAAAAGAAGTGGCCGAAGGGAACGATCTACCGCCGTTCGACGCTGGACGGGGATGAGATACGCCAGATCGGGCCGGTGCGAACCACCCATCCGATTCGCACAGCATTGGATATTGCCAGATTGCACGGGTTCCGCGAAGGGCTCGTGGCCTGCGACGATCTCCTCCGTCGTGGCTACACCAAGCAAGAGCTGCGACGAGAGCTCGCACAGATGGGCAAACGCAAAGGTTCCCACACTGCGAAACGATGCATCGCAGCCGCCACTCGTCGGTCGGATTCACCTTTTGAAAGCTACGCCCGCGCGTTGCTGATTGAAGCAGGCATCGGGGGCTACACATTGCAAAAGCAGATCGGCAAGGCGCGGGTGGACATGTGCTTCGAAAACCGACTCATCATCGAGATAGATGGTGAGGAAAATTACAACACCAACGACACCATCATCCGCGAGCGCCACCGCGAGAAACAGCTCACCAATCAGGGGTTTCGCGTGCTGCGTTACCACCCGCAGGATCTCTTGGCGGATCCGGACGCGTTCATCGACCAAGTGCTCCATGAACTCACACACGCAGCAGCTTAA
- the msrA gene encoding peptide-methionine (S)-S-oxide reductase MsrA, producing MSWIFARTPELVSPDRALPGRDQPVLAHPRPHAVLGTPITGPWNESQNRVVVGIGCFWGAERMYWETDGVESTSVGYAGGETQNPTYREVCSGMTNHVEVVEVVYDPARIALKDIVRMALESHDPTQGFRQGNDVGTQYRSAFYTDTPEEAAQIQEWVESYAALLSDEGFGQVTTEIRSGVDYFLAEDEHQQYLHKVPNGYCPHHSTGVACNI from the coding sequence ATGTCGTGGATCTTTGCGCGTACTCCTGAACTCGTCAGCCCAGACCGGGCCCTCCCTGGGCGCGACCAGCCCGTTCTGGCCCATCCTCGCCCGCACGCCGTCCTGGGCACCCCGATCACTGGCCCGTGGAATGAGTCACAAAACCGCGTCGTCGTCGGCATCGGCTGCTTTTGGGGTGCCGAAAGAATGTATTGGGAAACCGACGGTGTCGAATCCACCTCGGTCGGTTACGCCGGTGGCGAGACCCAAAACCCCACTTACCGCGAAGTGTGCAGCGGCATGACCAACCACGTCGAAGTCGTCGAAGTGGTCTACGACCCGGCCCGCATTGCTTTGAAGGACATCGTCCGCATGGCCCTAGAATCGCACGATCCTACCCAGGGATTCCGCCAAGGAAATGACGTAGGTACCCAGTACCGCTCCGCCTTCTACACCGATACGCCAGAGGAAGCTGCACAGATTCAGGAATGGGTCGAAAGCTACGCTGCCTTGCTTAGCGACGAAGGCTTCGGCCAGGTCACCACCGAAATCCGTAGCGGCGTCGACTACTTCCTTGCTGAAGACGAGCACCAACAGTATCTGCATAAAGTTCCCAACGGCTACTGCCCTCATCACTCCACGGGTGTGGCCTGCAACATCTGA